A stretch of the Gracilinanus agilis isolate LMUSP501 chromosome 4, AgileGrace, whole genome shotgun sequence genome encodes the following:
- the METTL16 gene encoding RNA N6-adenosine-methyltransferase METTL16, protein MALNKSMHARNRYKDKPPDFAYLASKYPDFKQHVQINLTGRVSLNFKDPEAVRALTCTLLKEDFGLSIDIPLERLIPTVPLRLNYIHWVEDLIGPWDPARSALRRGIDIGTGASCIYPLLGATLNGWYFLATEVDDMCFNYAKKNVEQNNLSDLIKVVKVPQKTLLMDALKEESEIIYDFCMCNPPFFANQLEAKGVNSRNPRRPPPSSVNTGGITEIMAEGGELEFVKRIIHDSLQLKKRLRWYSCMLGKKCSLAPLKEELRVQGVPKVTHTEFCQGRTMRWALAWSFYDDVTVPSPPSKRRKLEKPRKPITFVVLAATMKELSLKASAVGSETVEGIAVITTWLEKILTDLKVQHKRVPCGKEEVSLFLTAVENSWVHLRRKKRDRVRQLREVPRASEDFIQAMEEEKPMSKEIENNPDCSKNPDESSPLRPAICGAETVESERHHPDQGDSCQEPMEEETEKKGRTENSECSRGSLCATEELDASEEVTNTVAEKEKNSAGTLGHYLFKCLINVKKEANDDTVVEMHWVEGQNRDLMNQLCTYLRNQIFRLVAS, encoded by the exons tctTAACTTCAAGGACCCTGAAGCTGTCAGAGCTTTGACTTGTACTCTCTTAAAAGAAGACTTTGGACTTTCCATTGATATCCCATTGGAAAGGCTCATTCCTACAGTTCCACTTCGACTCAACTATATCCACTGGGTGGAAGATCTGATTGGCCCTTGGGATCCAGCCAGGAGTGCCCTCCGCCGTGGGATTGACATTG gTACAGGAGCATCTTGCATCTATCCTTTACTTGGAGCAACTCTCAATGGCTGGTATTTCCTTGCAACAGAAGTGGATGATATGTGCTTTAATTATGCTAAGAAAAATGTGGAACAGAATAATTTATCTGATCTCATAAAAG TGGTTAAAGTACCACAGAAGACACTCCTAATGGATGCTCTTAAAGAGGAATCTGAGatcatttatgatttttgcatGTGCAACCCTCCCTTTTTTGCCAACCAGTTGGAAGCCAAG gGAGTAAATTCTCGAAATCCTCGTAGGCCTCCCCCAAGTTCTGTAAACACTGGGGGTATCACAGAAATCATGGCAGAAGGAGGTGAATTAGAGTTTGTCAAAAGAATCATCCATGACAGTTTGCAGCTGAAGAAGAGACTAAG ATGGTATAGCTGCATGCTTGGAAAGAAATGCAGTCTGGCTCCATTGAAGGAAGAGCTTCGAGTACAAGGG GTCCCCAAAGTCACGCACACTGAATTCTGTCAGGGGCGCACAATGAGATGGGCCTTGGCTTGGAGCTTTTATGATGATGTGACGGTACCT tcaCCTCCATCtaagagaagaaaattagaaaaacccaggaagcccattacatttgtaGTCTTAGCAGCCACAATGAAAGAGTTATCCCTCAAAGCTTCTGCTGTGGGCTCAGAGACTGTGGAAGGAATAGCAGTTATTACAACATGGCTCGAAAAAATCCTCACTGATCTGAAG gTCCAGCATAAACGAGTTCCCTGTGGAAAAGAGGAAGTTAGTCTTTTCCTAACAGCTGTAGAAAACTCTTGGGTTcatttaaggagaaagaaaagagacagagtaaGGCAACTGAGAGAAGTTCCTCGAGCCTCTGAAGACTTCATCCAGGCTATGGAAGAGGAGAAACCCATGTccaaagagattgaaaataaCCCAGATTGCTCCAAGAACCCTGATGAGAGTTCCCCACTCAGGCCTGCCATATGTGGAGCTGAAACAGTTGAGTCTGAAAGGCACCATCCAGACCAAGGAGACAGTTGCCAAGAGCCAATGGAGGAAGAGactgagaaaaagggaaggacaGAGAATTCAGAGTGTTCCAGGGGCTCTCTCTGTGCCACTGAGGAGCTAGATGCTTCTGAAGAAGTCACCAATACAGTggctgaaaaagagaaaaattctgcAGGGACTCTTGGACATTATTTgtttaagtgtttaataaatgtcaagAAGGAGGCAAACGATGACACAGTAGTAGAGATGCATTGGGTTGAGGGCCAGAATAGGGACTTAATGAACCAGCTTTGTACATATTTACGCAACCAGATTTTCAGGCTTGTTGCTAGTTAG